GGGCCACGCCGGCAATGACCACCAGCAGGGCAATGCGGATGCGCCAGGCCCAGCTGCGGCCGCTGCCAGCGGTTTCGGCGGTATCGCGGAAGGCGAATTCGGCCGTGGGGTGGTCGCGGCGGGTAGTGTCGAGCAGGCGTGCGTCGCGCAGGATCTCGCGCGCACGTGGCTGGTCGTCGGCGCGCACGATCCAGACCGCCGGGTAGCCCTGGCTGTTGCCCAGGTCGGTGTAGCTGAACTGGCCACGGCGGCGGGTCTTGTACGAGCGCCCGTTGGTCACCTTCACTTCGATGCCGTGGCCGCGCAGCAGCTCGGCCACGCCTTCGACGGTTTCCACGCGCTGGCTGCTGAAAATCTGGCGCATCGCTTACTCCTTGGCCGGCACGGCGGCCGCGGCAGCCTGGTCCGGTACCACGCGGATCAGGCCCTCCTGGGCGGTGCTGGCCACCAGCACACCATCACGGGTGAAGAACTGGCCACGGGCCAGGCCGCGCGAATCCTGCGCACTGGGGCTGTCCAGCGAATACAGCAGCCAATCGTCGGCGCGGAACGGGCGGTGGAACCAGATCGCGTGGTCCAGCGAGGCCATCTGCACGTGCGGGTGGTAGTAGCTGATGCCGTGCGGGAACGTGGCGGTGCCCAGCAGATGGAAATCGGAGGCATAGGCCAGCAGGGCCTGGTGCAGTTCCGGCGCATCGCCCACCGGTTCGCTCAGGCGCAGCCACACCTGGTGGTAGGGCGGGCGCTTGGGCGGGTTGAGCTCATCGCGCGGGTACACATGGCGGAACTCGAACGGACCGCCGCGCGAGAGCCAGCGCTGCACTTTGATCGGCAGCCGCGCCAGCACTTCGGCCGGCAGCGGGCGGTTCGGCTCGATGTCTTCCGGCTGCGGCACTTCGGGCATCTTGTGCTGGTGCTGGGCGCCGGTCTCGGCCTGCTGGAACGAGGCCGCACAGAAGAAGATCACCTTGCCGTGCTGGATCGCCGTGACCCGGCGAACGGAAAAGCTGCCGCCATCACGGGTCCGGTCCACGTCATAGACGATGGGGTGGTCGATGTTGCCTGCGCGCAGGAAATAAGCGTGCAGCGAATGCACGTGGCGGCCGTTGTCGACCGTGGCCTGCGCGGCCGCCAGTGCCTGGCCCAGCACCTGGCCACCGAACACGTACTTGGTGCCGATGTCGCGGCTCTGTCCGCGGAACAGGTTGTCCTCCAGCCGCTCCAGGGTGAGCAGGTCGATCAGCTCGGAGACGACGGGTTCGGGCGTGTCGTTCAAGGGGGCGGCCACAGCAGTGAAGAAGGCTCGATTATACCGGTCAGGGGTCGGATCCCTTTCGCTTTGCGAAAGGGCTCTGACCCCGGGCGAGGCGCAGCGGCTACTTGCCCAGCCTCGCCACCAGCGCCTGCAGGGCATTCTGCGCATCCGGCGCGAACCAGGCCTCGACGAACCGATCCAGCTGGATCAGGTCCGGGTGCAGGGCCTCGTGCAGATCGGCGCGGGCGATGGCGCGGGTCAGCAGCATCGGCTGGCGCGGCTGCTTGAGCAGGTGCTGCAGCCAGGCAATGGCGCGTGCCACCACCAGGTCGCCCTCGGCCAGTTCATCCACCAGGCCGATCTGCAGCGCCTGCTCGGCCGGCACCAGCGCGCCCGTGCTGAGCAGGATGCCGGCGCGGTGCACGCCCACCGCGCGGCGCAGCAGGCGCTGGATGCCTTCCGGCGCCACCAGCCCCACCTGCACCTCGTTCAGGCCGATCGCATACGGGCGCGCCGGATCGGCACTGCGCGCCATCACCCGGTAATCGCAGCACAGTGCCAGCACGCAGCCGCCGGCCGGCGCATGGCCGGTCAGCGCAGCCACCACCGGGATGCGGCTCTCGGCCACGGTGCGCACGGCGCCGAAGAAGGCGTTCCAGCTGTCCAGCAACTTGTGCTTGTCATCGCCGTGCGACAGCAGATGCGGCACATCCATGCCGCCAGTGAAGACCCGCTCGCTGCCCGACAGCACGATACCGTGCACGTCTTCTGCCATCGCCAGCTCAATGGCGTGGATCAGCTGGCGGCACAGTTCGGTGTCCAGTGCATTGACCGGTGGCCGCGCCAGGCGCAGCTCGCGGATGGGGCCATGGTTGATCACCTCGATGAGCGTCGTCATGCTGCGGTCTCGTTGCGGACAGGAATCTGAGGCGATGATAACCAAACCATTCGTTGGCGTATTGTTGCTGCTGTGTGCGGGCGCAGCATCGGCGGCGACCGCCGCGCCGGCCTGCGTCACCGTGCAGCAGGGCTGGGCGCGCCTGCCGCCAAACCCGGCCATGCCGATGACCGCTGGCTACGGGGTTATCCATAACGGCTGCGCGAAAGCGGTGGCCATCAGCGGCGCCCGCAGTGCCAGCTTCGGTGACGTGTCGCTGCACGAAACCACGATTGTCGATGGTGTCAGCCGGATGCGTGAGGTTGAGCGTCTGCCGTTGGCGCCGGGCGCACGCGCCGAACTCAGGCCGGGTGGCCTGCACCTGATGCTGATGGAGGGGAAGGGCGCCCTGAAGGAGGGGCAGGCGGTGCCGCTGCGGTTGCAGCTGGAGGGCGGTGGCGAAGTGAGTGCAACGTTGACGGTACGCAAGGCCGCCCCGTAACGCTTAGCCGGCGATGGCCGCCGCAGCATCCGGTAGTGCCGGCCGCTGGCCGGCAGCGTAGTAATTGCCGGCCAGCGGCCGCACTACCACGGTGGTCTACGACCAGTCGTAGGTGAACAGCACGGTGCGGCTCACTGGTTCGTAGAACATCACAATCGCATCAGCACCGGCGGCGCACCAGTTGTAGGCGGCTACGCTGGCGACATGGAAGAACGGCTGGTCATCGCGGGTGATGCGGATGCCATCATCGGGCAGGTGGTCGCTGCTGTTACGGAAGTGCAGATTGCCGCGCTGGGTGGTACCGGCGAGGTCTTCAATCACGAAGGCAGGCGGAATGCGTGTGTACCCGGTCCAGTTGCCGAACCAGATCGGGCCGCCCATCTGGTTCAGCCATGCCTGTTCTTCCGGTTCGCCATCGCCGTAGCGCGAGAAACTCGCCAGACCGCCGTGCTGCTGAAAGTACGCCTTGGCTTGGTCATGGCTGTCACGCATCTCGGCCACGTGCGCACGTGCGTCGTCATCATCCACCGCATCGCCCAGGAAGTACGCTTCGTTGCCGAGGAAGCGCATCTGGTTGTCGGCGGTCAGCGCGAAGGCGATCCAGTTGCTGGCGGTGAACGCGTTGTGGTGTTCCGTGGTGTCGTCACCGATGCAGCCTTCATACGGCTCGATCGGGCACAGCAGGGTCGCCACCTGGCCGGCCAGTTCAGGCCGCAACACGCCCAGGTCGATCTTCAGCAGTGGCAGCAGGTGCTGGCCAAGCCAGGCCTGGTCGGCAGGAAAGACATCGGCGGGGAAGGGGACCATGCCGGGCAGCAGGTCGCGCAGTTCGGTGTGGTGGATCATCTCAGTCCTTTGAATTGCAACGGTAGCGCCGGGCCATGCCCGGCGTGCGAAACGCCGACCAAGGTCGGCATCTACCAAGGGCGGATCAGGTGGACGCGCTGCGGATCGCGTCCGGCAGCGGTGCGCTCTTGCCGGTCTGCGTATCCATCCAGACCACCACCACGTTGCCATCCGAATACAGCTTGGTATCGTCCTGCTGGTCCACGATGCGGTGGCCGATGGTCACGCTGCTGTTGCCCAGCCGCTCGACGAACAGTTCGACCAGGATGTCGTTGGGCCACACGATCGGCAGGCGGTAGTTGACGTTGGTTGCGGCCACCACCGGTGCGATTCGGTCGGTCATCGACACGCCGTCCACGCCCAGCATCCAGCGCACGCGCGCTTCTTCCAGGTAGGAAATGTACTTGGCGTTGTTGACGTGGCCCATGCTGTCCATGTCACGCCAGCGCACGCTGATCGGGATGCGGGCCAGGATCTTGTGTTCGCTGCTCATCAGGCGTCCTTCTTCTTCGTCGTGCTCTTGCTGGCCTTGCCGGTGCTCTTGGCGGCCACGGCCTTCTTCGCCACCTTGGCCGGCTTCTCGGGCTTCACCTTGCGCGGCGGGCGGGCGTCGGGCTTGTTGGCCACGGCGGCCGGCTGCTCCGGGCGCGCGCTGGTCGAGGGCAGCATGCGGGCCAGGAACTGGCCGGTGTACGACTGCGGGCAGGCCGCCACGTCTTCCGGCGTGCCGGTCACCAGGATGGTGCCACCGCGGTGGCCGCCTTCCGGGCCGAGGTCGACGATCCAGTCGGCGGTCTTGATGACGTCCAGGTTGTGCTCGATCACCACCACCGTGTTGCCTTCGTCGCGCAGCTTGTGCAGCACGCCCAGCAGCGCTTCGATGTCGTGGAAGTGCAGGCCGGTGGTCGGCTCGTCGAGGATGTACAGGGTGCGGCCGGTATCGCGGCGCGACAGTTCCTTGGACAGCTTCACGCGCTGCGCTTCACCGCCGGACAGCGTGGTCGCGCTCTGGCCCAGCTTGATGTAGCTCAGGCCCACGTCCACCAGGGTTTCCAGCTTGCGGGCGATGGACGGTACCGGCTCGAACAGCTTCAGCGCATCCTCGACGGTCATTTCCAGCACGTCGTTGATGTTGTAGCCCTTGTACAGGATCTCCAGCGTCTCGCGGTTGTAGCGCTTGCCGTGGCAGACATCGCAGGGCACGTACACGTCCGGCAGGAAGTGCATCTCGACCTTGATCAGGCCATCGCCCTGGCAGGCTTCGCAACGGCCACCGCGGACGTTGAAGCTGAAACGGCCCGGCGAATAGCCGCGCGCACGCGCTTCGGGCACCTGGGCGAACAGTTCGCGCAGCGGCGTGAACAGGCCGGTGTAGGTGGCCGGGTTCGAGCGCGGGGTGCGGCCGATCGGCGACTGGTCGATATCCACCACCTTGTCGAACAGGTCCAGGCCGTCGATCTCCTTGTACGGGGCGATCGGGTGCGAGGAGCCGTTGATCTCGTTGGCGGCCAGCGAATACAGGGTGTCGTTGATCAGGGTCGACTTGCCCGAGCCGGACACGCCGGTCACGCAGGTCAGCAGGCCCGACGGAATCGACAGGTCCACGCCCTTCAGGTTGTTGCCGCTGGCACCACGCAGGTGCAGCGTCATCTTCGGGTTCGGCTTGTGCCGGCGCGCCGGGATCTCGATGCTGCGCTTGCCCGACAGGTACTGGCCGGTGAGCGAGCGCGGTGCATCCAGGATGTCCTGCAGGGTGCCCTGGCCGACGATCTCGCCGCCATGCACGCCCGCGCCCGGGCCGATGTCCAGCACGTAATCGGCCAGGCGGATCGCATCCTCGTCATGCTCGACCACGATGACCGTGTTGCCGAGGTCGCGCAGGCGGGTGAGGGTGCCCAGCAGGCGTTCGTTGTCGCGCTGGTGCAGGCCGATGGACGGCTCATCGAGCACATACATCACGCCGACCAGGCCGGCACCGATCTGGCTGGCCAGGCGGATGCGCTGCGCCTCGCCACCGGACAAGGTGTCAGCCTTGCGTTCCAGGGTCAGGTAATCCAGGCCCACGTCGACCAGGAAGCCCAGGCGTTCGCCGATCTCCTTGACGATCTTCGAGGCGATCTCGCCGCGCCAGCCCGGCAGGCTCAGTTCGCTGAAGAACTTCAGCGCCTCGTCGATCGGCAGCACCACCAGGTCGGGCAACGGGCGGTCGGCCACAAACACGTTGCGCGCGGCCCGGTTCAGGCGCGCACCCTTGCATTCGGGGCAGGCGTGTTCGCTGATGTACTTGCCCAGCTCTTCCTGCACCGCCGCCGATTCGGTTTCCTTGTAGCGCCGTTCCAGGTTCGGAATGATGCCCTCGAAGCGGTGCTTGCGCTGGGTGCGGCCACCGGCTTCGGTGAAGTAGGTGAAGGTGATCGCATCCTCGCCGCTGCCATACAGCACGGCCTGCTGCACGGTGGCCGGCAGCGAATTCCACGACGCATCGACGTCGAACTTGTAGTGCTTGGCCAGCGAGGCGATCAGCTGGAAGTAGTACGCGTTGCGGCGGTCCCAGCCGCGCACCGCGCCGGCGGCCAGGGACAGTTCCGGGTGCACCACCACGCGCGCCGGGTCGAAGAACTCGGCCATGCCCAGGCCATCGCAGCCCGGGCAGGCGCCCATCGGCGCGTTGAAGGAGAACAGGCGGGGTTCCAGCTCGGGCAGCGAGTAATCGCAGACCGGGCAGGAATACTTGGAGGAGAACAGGGTCGGCGCGGTGTCGGCGTTGTCCAGGCTCTGCACCGAGGCCATGCCATCACCCAGCTTCAGCGCGGTCTCGAAGCTCTCGGCCAGGCGTTGCTTGATGTCCTCGCGCGGGCGGAAACGGTCGATCACCGCTTCGATGGTGTGCTTCTGGCGAAGGGCCAGCGGCGGCACGGAGTCGATCTCATACAGCTCGCCATCCACGCGCACACGCACGAAGCCCTGCGCGCGCAGCTGGTCGAACACCTGCGCAT
Above is a genomic segment from Stenotrophomonas sp. ESTM1D_MKCIP4_1 containing:
- a CDS encoding copper chaperone PCu(A)C; the protein is MITKPFVGVLLLLCAGAASAATAAPACVTVQQGWARLPPNPAMPMTAGYGVIHNGCAKAVAISGARSASFGDVSLHETTIVDGVSRMREVERLPLAPGARAELRPGGLHLMLMEGKGALKEGQAVPLRLQLEGGGEVSATLTVRKAAP
- a CDS encoding enolase encodes the protein MIHHTELRDLLPGMVPFPADVFPADQAWLGQHLLPLLKIDLGVLRPELAGQVATLLCPIEPYEGCIGDDTTEHHNAFTASNWIAFALTADNQMRFLGNEAYFLGDAVDDDDARAHVAEMRDSHDQAKAYFQQHGGLASFSRYGDGEPEEQAWLNQMGGPIWFGNWTGYTRIPPAFVIEDLAGTTQRGNLHFRNSSDHLPDDGIRITRDDQPFFHVASVAAYNWCAAGADAIVMFYEPVSRTVLFTYDWS
- a CDS encoding pathogenicity-like protein, with amino-acid sequence MRQIFSSQRVETVEGVAELLRGHGIEVKVTNGRSYKTRRRGQFSYTDLGNSQGYPAVWIVRADDQPRAREILRDARLLDTTRRDHPTAEFAFRDTAETAGSGRSWAWRIRIALLVVIAGVALVIGLRHRGPPAPAAPAPAPQAQPQQAQPAPQAAPEEEEVRVRIQPST
- a CDS encoding enoyl-CoA hydratase/isomerase family protein, encoding MTTLIEVINHGPIRELRLARPPVNALDTELCRQLIHAIELAMAEDVHGIVLSGSERVFTGGMDVPHLLSHGDDKHKLLDSWNAFFGAVRTVAESRIPVVAALTGHAPAGGCVLALCCDYRVMARSADPARPYAIGLNEVQVGLVAPEGIQRLLRRAVGVHRAGILLSTGALVPAEQALQIGLVDELAEGDLVVARAIAWLQHLLKQPRQPMLLTRAIARADLHEALHPDLIQLDRFVEAWFAPDAQNALQALVARLGK
- a CDS encoding thioesterase family protein, yielding MSSEHKILARIPISVRWRDMDSMGHVNNAKYISYLEEARVRWMLGVDGVSMTDRIAPVVAATNVNYRLPIVWPNDILVELFVERLGNSSVTIGHRIVDQQDDTKLYSDGNVVVVWMDTQTGKSAPLPDAIRSAST
- the uvrA gene encoding excinuclease ABC subunit UvrA, which encodes MAMDFIRIRGARTHNLKNIDLDLPRDKLIVITGLSGSGKSSLAFDTIYAEGQRRYVESLSAYARQFLSVMEKPDLDHIEGLSPAISIEQKSTSHNPRSTVGTITEIYDYLRLLYARVGTPRCPDHGYPLEAQTVSQMVDQVLTLDPEQRYMLLAPVIRDRKGEHAQVFDQLRAQGFVRVRVDGELYEIDSVPPLALRQKHTIEAVIDRFRPREDIKQRLAESFETALKLGDGMASVQSLDNADTAPTLFSSKYSCPVCDYSLPELEPRLFSFNAPMGACPGCDGLGMAEFFDPARVVVHPELSLAAGAVRGWDRRNAYYFQLIASLAKHYKFDVDASWNSLPATVQQAVLYGSGEDAITFTYFTEAGGRTQRKHRFEGIIPNLERRYKETESAAVQEELGKYISEHACPECKGARLNRAARNVFVADRPLPDLVVLPIDEALKFFSELSLPGWRGEIASKIVKEIGERLGFLVDVGLDYLTLERKADTLSGGEAQRIRLASQIGAGLVGVMYVLDEPSIGLHQRDNERLLGTLTRLRDLGNTVIVVEHDEDAIRLADYVLDIGPGAGVHGGEIVGQGTLQDILDAPRSLTGQYLSGKRSIEIPARRHKPNPKMTLHLRGASGNNLKGVDLSIPSGLLTCVTGVSGSGKSTLINDTLYSLAANEINGSSHPIAPYKEIDGLDLFDKVVDIDQSPIGRTPRSNPATYTGLFTPLRELFAQVPEARARGYSPGRFSFNVRGGRCEACQGDGLIKVEMHFLPDVYVPCDVCHGKRYNRETLEILYKGYNINDVLEMTVEDALKLFEPVPSIARKLETLVDVGLSYIKLGQSATTLSGGEAQRVKLSKELSRRDTGRTLYILDEPTTGLHFHDIEALLGVLHKLRDEGNTVVVIEHNLDVIKTADWIVDLGPEGGHRGGTILVTGTPEDVAACPQSYTGQFLARMLPSTSARPEQPAAVANKPDARPPRKVKPEKPAKVAKKAVAAKSTGKASKSTTKKKDA
- the tesB gene encoding acyl-CoA thioesterase II, translated to MNDTPEPVVSELIDLLTLERLEDNLFRGQSRDIGTKYVFGGQVLGQALAAAQATVDNGRHVHSLHAYFLRAGNIDHPIVYDVDRTRDGGSFSVRRVTAIQHGKVIFFCAASFQQAETGAQHQHKMPEVPQPEDIEPNRPLPAEVLARLPIKVQRWLSRGGPFEFRHVYPRDELNPPKRPPYHQVWLRLSEPVGDAPELHQALLAYASDFHLLGTATFPHGISYYHPHVQMASLDHAIWFHRPFRADDWLLYSLDSPSAQDSRGLARGQFFTRDGVLVASTAQEGLIRVVPDQAAAAAVPAKE